The Triticum aestivum cultivar Chinese Spring chromosome 7B, IWGSC CS RefSeq v2.1, whole genome shotgun sequence genome window below encodes:
- the LOC123156147 gene encoding putative disease resistance protein RGA4 yields the protein MAATVVVNIVVGPLVKIVLEKASSYLLDKYKVMKGMEEQHEILKRRLPAILDVIADAEQAAAHREGAAAWLQAIKKVTYQANEVFDEFKYEALRRKAKKEGHYKELGFSVVKLFPTHNRFIFRNRMGRKLRKIVRTIEVLVAEMKDFRFEHQQPLQAYSQWRQKDHDIFDPEKITSRSRAKDKEKLVDILVGQANNADLTVVPIVGMGGLGKTTLAQLVYNDTEIQKHFNLLLWVCVSDNFDVDSLAKSIVEAALEKDGTEAATSMRTKTPLDGLQNVLSGQRYLLVLDDVWTREVHKWEQLKACLERGGMGSVVLTTTRDKGVAEIVGTVEAYNLGALDGQYIKEIIETMSFSCLKKGEERPAVLMNMVDEIVERCAGSPLAAMALGSVLRNKTSEEEWKDVSSRSNICTVESGILPILKLSYNDLPPQMKQCFAFCAIFPKDYEINVDKLIQLWIAHGFIIQEKQVRLENIGKQIFNELVSRSFFQDVKQVQTTIGEIEQDGACYVRTTCKIHDLMHDVALSVMEKECALATEDPGKIGYVVSTEEPSQSEWLPDTARHLFLSCREPGRKLNSSLKNSSPAIQTLLCDSFMSRSLHHLAKYSSLQALQLRLLGSFPLKPKHLHHLRYLDLSRSLIKTLPEDMSILYNLQTLNLSGCVSLCELPRQMKYMAALRHLYTHGCPELKGMPRDLGKLTSLQTLTCFVAGSGSNCSNVGELGNLNLGGQLELHHLENVTEEAAKAANLVMKKEVTELTLKWTVGSDDVVDESSSRDDAKVLEELKPHDGLHAIRIHTYGGTTFPTWTAMLQNIVVIHISHCNKLQWFFSGDINTSFAFPNLKELTLQELVCFERWWEIDNGTQGEVVMFPLLEKLCISQCEKLTTLPGQPTFPNLQITRIERCPELTTRVESPKLSVLKMEGRDVQLFQWVARHMTSLTNVELHSLVDSTETTSAAAEHGLREVLDGREKRNDHDFPLTVLVLQNFKPGITELCSCFVHLQDLSVWRCHALIHWPEKEFEGLVSLRKLVIHQCENLTGYAQASTEPSTSSEKSQLLPHLELLVIRKCESLVEVFNVPASLRVMEILYCKKLESISGRRLLQGQSASSIHQGPSSITEVSSSSSSPSSSGRWAENLEKLKLVECHGLTGVLHLPSSLKALDIDSCSGLTSLESSSGELPLLECLYLWSCNNLLSLPDWPQAYSYLQCLYIMNCTVIKTLPRSLQQRLGTIQEEHVDAHYYGNKPRPIPILLKPKTWKCAIRRD from the exons atggcggcgacggtggtggtCAACATCGTGGTCGGGCCGCTGGTCAAGATCGTGCTGGAGAAGGCGTCCAGCTACCTCCTCGACAAGTACAAGGTGATGAAGGGCATGGAGGAGCAGCATGAGATCCTCAAGCGCAGGCTGCCCGCCATCCTCGACGTCATCGCCGATGCTGAGCAGGCGGCGGCCCACAGGGAAGGGGCGGCGGCCTGGCTCCAGGCCATCAAGAAGGTGACTTACCAGGCGAATGAGGTCTTCGACGAGTTCAAGTACGAGGCGCTTCGTCGCAAGGCTAAAAAGGAGGGACACTACAAGGAGCTTGGCTTCAGTGTGGTAAAGCTCTTTCCCACCCACAACCGCTTCATATTCCGTAACAGGATGGGAAGAAAGCTCCGCAAAATCGTGCGGACCATTGAGGTCCTTGTGGCTGAAATGAAGGATTTCCGTTTTGAGCATCAGCAACCACTGCAGGCATACAGCCAGTGGCGACAGAAGGATCATGATATCTTTGATCCAGAGAAAATCACCAGCAGATCGAGAGCAAAAGATAAGGAGAAGCTTGTTGATATACTGGTTGGTCAAGCTAACAATGCAGATCTCACTGTTGTTCCCATCGTTGGAATGGGTGGTCTGGGAAAGACCACGCTAGCTCAACTTGTCTACAATGACACTGAAATTCAGAAGCATTTCAATTTGCTGCTATGGGTGTGTGTCTCTGACAACTTTGATGTGGATTCTCTGGCTAAAAGTATAGTTGAAGCAGCACTCGAGAAAGATGGTACAGAAGCAGCTACTTCCATGAGGACGAAAACACCGCTGGATGGCCTTCAGAATGTATTGAGCGGGCAAAGGTACCTCCTTGTATTGGATGATGTCTGGACACGAGAGGTTCATAAATGGGAGCAGCTCAAGGCCTGCCTTGAACGTGGTGGCATGGGGAGTGTGGTCCTGACAACAACTCGTGATAAAGGAGTTGCGGAAATAGTGGGTACTGTTGAAGCTTATAATCTCGGAGCTTTGGATGGACAATACATAAAGGAAATTATCGAGACAATGTCGTTCAGTTGTTTGAAGAAGGGAGAAGAAAGGCCAGCCGTGTTGATGAATATGGTTGATGAGATTGTGGAGCGATGTGCTGGCTCTCCTTTAGCTGCAATGGCTCTGGGCTCTGTACTGCGTAACAAGACCAGTGAAGAAGAATGGAAAGATGTATCAAGCAGAAGCAACATTTGCACCGTGGAGTCTGGAATCTTACCGATACTCAAGCTCAGTTACAATGACTTGCCGCCACAAATGAAGCAATGCTTTGCATTTTGTGCTATATTTCCCAAAGATTACGAGATTAATGTGGACAAGCTGATCCAACTATGGATTGCACATGGCTTTATTATCCAAGAAAAGCAAGTTCGTCTTGAAAACATTGGCAAGCAGATTTTCAATGAACTAGTCTCAAGGTCATTCTTTCAGGATGTGAAACAAGTCCAGACCACAATCGGTGAAATTGAACAGGACGGGGCGTGTTATGTCAGAACTACATGTAAAATCCATGATCTTATGCATGATGTTGCACTGTCTGTAATGGAGAAGGAATGTGCCTTGGCAACTGAGGACCCAGGCAAGATTGGATATGTTGTCTCAACTGAGGAACCAAGTCAGAGTGAGTGGCTTCCAGACACGGCTCGGCATTTATTTTTGTCATGCAGGGAACCAGGAAGAAAATTGAATAGTTCTCTCAAGAACAGTTCTCCAGCCATCCAAACACTTCTGTGTGATAGCTTTATGAGCAGATCATTGCATCATTTGGCAAAATACAGCTCCTTGCAAGCATTACAGCTCCGTTTATTGGGATCATTTCCGCTGAAACCAAAACATCTGCATCACCTGAGGTACCTAGATCTCTCAAGAAGTTTAATAAAAACACTTCCTGAAGATATGAGCATTCTATACAACCTGCAAACGTTGAACCTCTCTGGCTGTGTATCTCTTTGTGAACTTCCAAGGCAAATGAAGTATATGGCTGCCCTCCGCCACCTTTACACTCATGGTTGTCCAGAGCTGAAAGGCATGCCTAGAGACCTAGGAAAACTCACATCCCTACAGACACTTACATGTTTTGTAGCAGGTAGTGGCTCTAATTGCAGCAATGTTGGAGAGCTTGGGAATTTAAACCTCGGTGGTCAACTAGAGTTGCATCATCTAGAGAACGTGACTGAAGAAGCTGCAAAAGCTGCAAACCTCGTGATGAAGAAGGAAGTAACAGAACTGACATTAAAATGGACTGTTGGGTCGGATGACGTTGTTGATGAATCTAGCAGTCGGGATGATGCAAAAGTGCTCGAGGAACTTAAACCTCATGATGGGCTGCATGCTATAAGGATACACACCTATGGAGGCACCACCTTTCCAACATGGACAGCTATGTTGCAAAACATTGTTGTGATCCATATTTCTCATTGTAACAAACTGCAATGGTTCTTTAGTGGTGACATTAACACATCCTTTGCATTTCCAAATCTGAAGGAGCTTACATTGCAGGAGCTTGTCTGCTTTGAGAGATGGTGGGAAATAGATAATGGAACGCAAGGAGAAGTGGTGATGTTTCCTCTGCTTGAGAAGTTGTGCATTAGTCAGTGTGAAAAGTTGACAACATTGCCAGGGCAACCGACCTTCCCAAATCTCCAGATCACTCGTATTGAGAGATGTCCAGAGTTGACAACTAGAGTTGAATCACCAAAGCTCAGTGTATTAAAGATGGAAGGACGTGATGTACAGTTGTTTCAGTGGGTAGCCAGGCATATGACTTCATTGACCAATGTTGAACTGCATAGCCTTGTGGACAGTACAGAAACAACCTCGGCGGCGGCTGAGCATGGTTTGAGGGAAGTTCTGGATGGCAGGGAAAAAAGGAATGATCATGATTTTCCTCTGACAGTTTTGGTGCTACAAAACTTTAAGCCAGGTATAACAGAGCTGTGTTCATGTTTCGTACACCTGCAAGATTTGTCAGTTTGGAGGTGCCATGCGCTCATCCACTGGCCAGAAAAAGAGTTTGAAGGACTGGTATCCTTGAGGAAGCTTGTGATTCATCAATGTGAGAATCTGACTGGATATGCACAAGCTTCTACCGAGCCATCAACATCATCAGAAAAGAGTCAGCTCCTTCCACATCTAGAGTTACTAGTGATAAGGAAATGTGAAAGTTTGGTTGAGGTCTTCAATGTCCCTGCATCTCTCAGGGTAATGGAAATTCTTTATTGCAAGAAGCTTGAGTCTATATCCGGCAGGAGGCTGCTGCAGGGACAGTCAGCATCGTCGATTCATCAAGGGCCATCTAGTATAACAGaggtgtcatcatcatcatcatcaccatcatcatctggACGTTGGGCAGAGAATTTGGAAAAATTGAAATTAGTCGAGTGTCATGGCTTAACAGGGGTCCTCCATCTTCCCTCGTCCCTGAAGGCTCTAGACATTGATAGTTGCAGTGGGTTGACATCTCTTGAATCTAGCTCAGGAGAGCTTCCATTATTGGAGTGCCTCTATCTTTGGAGTTGCAATAACCTGTTATCCCTACCGGATTGGCCACAAGCATACTCATATCTCCAATGTCTCTACATTATGAACTGCACTGTTATAAAGACGCTCCCTAGAAGCCTGCAGCAACGGCTGGGCACCATCCAGGAGGAACATGTAGATGCTCATTATTATGGAA ATAAGCCAAGGCCTATCCCTATCCTGCTCAAACCAAAGACATGGAAATGCGCCATCCGTAGAGATTAG